The following coding sequences lie in one Streptomyces sp. NBC_00510 genomic window:
- a CDS encoding DMT family transporter, which translates to MTVHNSATAVPSIAVGSRTGGTALAGLGVAAFSLTFPATHWALTGLGPWSATTVRGVLAAAVAGACLAATRAPLPDRRHWAALAVVALGVVLGFPLLTTLALRTTDTSHAAVVVGALPLVTAVLAAVRVGTRPSVPFWSAAVAGGAVVVCFALWQGGGALTTGDLFLFASLLVCAAGYVEGGRLASVMPGWQVIGWALVGALPLTVPAAGVALALEPVHLGGRAVAGLLWVSVVSQFLGLMVWYRGMAAIGVARASQLQLAQPLLTLVWAAALLGEDLGALTAPAALAVLVCVAVTQRARS; encoded by the coding sequence ATGACAGTACACAATAGCGCTACCGCCGTCCCGTCGATAGCGGTCGGGAGCCGTACAGGTGGCACCGCCCTCGCCGGGCTGGGCGTCGCCGCCTTCTCGCTGACCTTTCCCGCGACACACTGGGCGCTCACAGGGCTCGGCCCCTGGTCCGCCACCACCGTCCGGGGTGTGCTGGCCGCGGCCGTGGCGGGGGCCTGTCTGGCCGCCACGCGGGCTCCGCTGCCCGACCGCCGCCACTGGGCGGCGCTCGCGGTCGTGGCGCTCGGTGTCGTCCTCGGGTTCCCCCTGCTGACCACCCTGGCGCTGCGCACCACCGACACCTCGCACGCCGCCGTCGTCGTGGGCGCGCTGCCCCTGGTCACCGCCGTGCTGGCCGCCGTACGCGTCGGGACACGCCCGTCGGTGCCGTTCTGGTCGGCCGCGGTCGCGGGCGGGGCCGTCGTGGTGTGCTTCGCCCTGTGGCAGGGCGGCGGCGCCCTGACCACGGGTGACCTCTTCCTCTTCGCGTCGCTGCTGGTCTGCGCGGCCGGTTACGTCGAGGGCGGACGGCTGGCCTCGGTCATGCCGGGCTGGCAGGTCATCGGGTGGGCGCTGGTCGGAGCGCTGCCCCTGACGGTGCCGGCGGCGGGGGTGGCGCTCGCGCTCGAGCCGGTCCACCTCGGCGGCCGGGCGGTGGCCGGGCTGCTCTGGGTCTCGGTGGTGTCCCAGTTCCTCGGGCTGATGGTCTGGTACCGGGGCATGGCCGCCATCGGCGTCGCGCGCGCCAGCCAGTTGCAGCTGGCCCAGCCGTTGCTGACGCTGGTCTGGGCGGCCGCGCTGCTCGGCGAGGACCTGGGCGCACTGACCGCACCCGCGGCGCTGGCGGTCCTCGTCTGCGTGGCGGTCACCCAGCGGGCCCGCAGCTGA
- a CDS encoding DUF5134 domain-containing protein, producing the protein MHGPPLVAWLLVVLGAATGAYCLFRTRLGCPGTGPDQRRVARAEALMGMGMAVMAVPVSVLDPPQWVAAAFGLVFGAAAVRALLLARHDAHHLHHAVGAGAMVYMAVAMAGAGAAGAAGGAAHAGHAPAGTPATTGLLLAYFAIYVLAAGVRLLSVPVTVTAAGAAPAGGVVPVAHAPELASACRVSMAIGMFAMLLTL; encoded by the coding sequence ATGCACGGACCGCCGCTGGTGGCCTGGCTGCTCGTGGTGCTGGGCGCCGCCACGGGGGCGTACTGCCTGTTCCGCACCCGGCTCGGCTGCCCCGGCACCGGGCCCGACCAGCGTCGGGTGGCGCGTGCGGAGGCGCTGATGGGCATGGGCATGGCCGTGATGGCGGTGCCGGTGTCCGTCCTCGATCCGCCGCAGTGGGTCGCCGCGGCCTTCGGTCTGGTCTTCGGCGCGGCGGCGGTGCGCGCGCTGCTGCTGGCCCGGCACGACGCGCACCATCTGCACCATGCCGTCGGCGCGGGGGCGATGGTCTATATGGCGGTGGCCATGGCCGGGGCGGGCGCCGCGGGTGCCGCCGGCGGCGCGGCCCACGCCGGTCACGCGCCCGCGGGCACGCCCGCGACGACCGGGCTGCTGCTGGCGTACTTCGCGATATACGTCCTGGCGGCGGGCGTCCGACTGCTCTCGGTGCCCGTCACCGTCACGGCGGCCGGTGCGGCTCCGGCGGGAGGAGTCGTGCCGGTGGCGCACGCGCCCGAACTGGCCTCGGCGTGCCGCGTGTCCATGGCGATAGGGATGTTCGCCATGCTCCTGACGCTCTGA
- a CDS encoding M56 family metallopeptidase: protein MTVPLALLLLGAVAAAMAPRLLTRATWPEREPVLALWVWQCVIGAVLLCLFLAMALSASATWTWLREGLFAFAPHDVVDAYELPGYGPWAGYLAVLLACGGIWTAAMLVREIRRAGARQRARRAELRARSPRLPGEAAASDERLVVLESDRPDAWWLTGPRPQLVITTAALRRLKGRQLDSVLAHEQGHARARHDVLLHSAGALASGFPQVPVFAAFRDQVHRLVELAADDIASRRFGRLTTALALVELNEDRGVFGPCPAPDAQVPVRVNRLLDPAPRLTRLGRARASACALLIPVVPLLVAFGPGIGALT from the coding sequence ATGACCGTCCCGCTCGCGCTGCTCCTGCTCGGTGCGGTGGCGGCCGCCATGGCCCCACGCCTGCTCACCCGCGCCACCTGGCCCGAGCGGGAACCGGTGCTGGCCCTGTGGGTGTGGCAGTGCGTGATCGGCGCGGTCCTGCTGTGCCTGTTCCTGGCCATGGCCCTCAGCGCCTCCGCCACGTGGACCTGGCTGCGCGAGGGACTGTTCGCCTTCGCGCCCCATGACGTCGTCGACGCGTACGAGCTGCCCGGTTACGGGCCGTGGGCGGGTTATCTGGCGGTCCTGCTGGCCTGCGGCGGCATCTGGACGGCGGCCATGCTCGTCCGGGAGATCCGCAGGGCCGGCGCCCGGCAGCGGGCGCGCCGCGCCGAACTGCGGGCCCGCTCGCCGCGGCTGCCCGGTGAGGCGGCCGCCTCCGACGAGCGGCTGGTCGTCCTGGAGAGCGACCGCCCGGACGCCTGGTGGCTGACCGGCCCGCGGCCGCAACTGGTGATCACCACGGCTGCCCTGCGTCGCCTGAAGGGACGTCAGCTCGACTCCGTCCTCGCCCACGAGCAGGGCCACGCGCGGGCCCGGCACGACGTCCTCCTGCACAGCGCCGGCGCGCTGGCCTCGGGCTTCCCGCAGGTGCCGGTCTTCGCCGCGTTCCGTGACCAGGTGCACCGGCTCGTCGAACTCGCCGCCGACGACATTGCCTCACGCCGCTTCGGGCGGCTCACCACCGCCCTGGCCCTGGTCGAACTCAACGAGGACCGCGGCGTTTTCGGCCCCTGCCCGGCACCGGACGCGCAGGTCCCGGTCCGCGTCAACAGGCTGCTGGACCCCGCGCCGCGGCTCACCCGCCTCGGCCGCGCCCGCGCGTCCGCGTGCGCGCTGCTGATCCCGGTGGTGCCGTTGCTCGTGGCCTTCGGCCCCGGAATCGGGGCGCTCACGTAG
- a CDS encoding phosphatase PAP2 family protein, translating into MHAPPAPSDVRDPDRALRTACLSQCAAACAAFLLLLGLVVARWGPLLAADRGITVELHAVAVRHSGWTRLNRVLTDWVWDPLTMRLLLLAAVVWLLVRRENRQALWLVLAGTLGWVLQQSAKALVGRERPRWPDPVDSAAYAAFPSGHAMTAALVCGALLWLLLLRLPARSPWRVAACAVAFVSVAGVGFTRVYLGVHWPSDVLGGWLLAAAVLTGTAALCEPWRTDAAEQDRTSS; encoded by the coding sequence ATGCACGCCCCTCCCGCACCGTCCGACGTCCGGGACCCCGACCGTGCCCTGCGCACCGCGTGCCTGAGCCAGTGCGCGGCGGCCTGCGCCGCCTTCCTGCTGCTGCTCGGGCTCGTCGTGGCGCGCTGGGGGCCGTTGCTGGCCGCCGACCGCGGCATCACCGTGGAGCTGCACGCCGTCGCGGTGCGGCACTCCGGCTGGACCCGGCTCAACCGCGTCCTCACCGACTGGGTCTGGGATCCGCTGACGATGCGTCTGCTGCTGCTCGCGGCCGTGGTGTGGCTGCTCGTGCGGCGCGAGAACCGCCAGGCCCTGTGGCTGGTGCTGGCCGGCACCCTGGGCTGGGTGCTCCAGCAGTCCGCCAAGGCCCTCGTCGGCCGGGAACGCCCGCGCTGGCCGGACCCCGTCGACTCGGCGGCCTACGCGGCGTTCCCCTCCGGCCACGCGATGACCGCCGCGCTCGTCTGCGGCGCCCTGCTGTGGCTGCTGCTGCTCCGCCTGCCGGCCCGCTCCCCGTGGCGCGTGGCCGCCTGCGCCGTCGCCTTCGTGTCCGTCGCCGGCGTCGGCTTCACCCGCGTCTACCTCGGCGTCCACTGGCCCTCCGACGTCCTGGGCGGCTGGCTGCTCGCGGCGGCCGTCCTCACCGGTACGGCAGCGCTCTGCGAACCGTGGCGCACGGACGCCGCGGAGCAGGACCGTACGTCCTCGTGA
- a CDS encoding SMI1/KNR4 family protein — protein MDTEHASPEDLAALRAAFDVDDGGASALGWEAVHAFEARHGVVLPEPYRTFVAEITDGSFQGPPDFGLVGLEELPDDWGDDPAGRDLGRPFPLTSAWIWEDDDRPEEELAPLRAQVFDHGSIVLGTDGCGMYWHLVVTGPQRGRVWNITGEGACPFDAGFAGWVGHWAAGKPWFDAS, from the coding sequence ATGGACACCGAACACGCCTCCCCCGAGGACCTCGCCGCGCTCCGCGCGGCCTTCGACGTCGACGACGGCGGTGCGTCGGCGCTCGGCTGGGAGGCCGTCCACGCCTTCGAGGCGCGGCACGGGGTGGTACTGCCCGAGCCCTACCGGACGTTCGTCGCCGAGATCACCGACGGCTCCTTCCAGGGGCCTCCCGACTTCGGGCTCGTCGGCCTGGAGGAGTTGCCGGACGACTGGGGCGACGACCCGGCCGGACGCGACCTCGGCCGCCCCTTCCCCCTGACGTCGGCGTGGATCTGGGAGGACGACGACCGCCCCGAGGAGGAACTCGCGCCGCTGCGCGCCCAGGTGTTCGACCACGGCTCGATCGTGCTCGGCACGGACGGCTGCGGCATGTACTGGCACCTCGTCGTCACCGGTCCGCAGCGCGGCCGGGTGTGGAACATCACCGGCGAGGGCGCCTGCCCGTTCGACGCGGGGTTCGCCGGCTGGGTCGGGCACTGGGCGGCCGGGAAGCCCTGGTTCGACGCCTCCTGA
- a CDS encoding HAD-IA family hydrolase — MTIKGYMFDFSGTLLRAEPARRWLGTVLERLGITLGKAELAAYAERLERAGGLPGGAPPERVPARLERLWQERDLSAEHHRAAFTALAREVELPWEEAYGALYDRHMEPDAWSPYPDAMGVLGELRRRGVPVAVVSNIGWDLRPVFRAHGLEGLVDVFVLSFEHGVQKPDPRLFRIACEGLGLPPERVAMVGDDRRADGGAAALGCAVHLVDPLPVEQRPSGLLPVLDLTA, encoded by the coding sequence ATGACCATCAAGGGATACATGTTCGACTTCTCCGGGACCCTGCTGCGGGCCGAGCCCGCCCGGCGCTGGCTGGGCACGGTGCTGGAGCGGCTGGGGATCACCCTCGGCAAGGCGGAGCTGGCGGCGTACGCGGAGCGCCTGGAGCGGGCCGGCGGGCTTCCGGGCGGCGCGCCGCCGGAGCGGGTGCCGGCGCGGCTGGAGCGGCTGTGGCAGGAGCGGGACCTGTCGGCGGAGCACCACCGCGCGGCGTTCACCGCGCTGGCGCGGGAGGTCGAGCTGCCGTGGGAGGAGGCCTACGGAGCCCTGTACGACCGGCACATGGAGCCTGACGCCTGGTCACCGTACCCGGACGCGATGGGGGTGCTCGGGGAGTTGCGGCGCCGGGGCGTGCCGGTGGCGGTGGTGAGCAACATCGGGTGGGACCTGCGGCCGGTGTTCCGCGCGCACGGTCTGGAAGGGCTGGTGGACGTCTTCGTCCTGAGCTTCGAGCACGGCGTCCAGAAGCCGGACCCACGGCTGTTCCGCATCGCGTGCGAGGGGCTGGGGCTGCCGCCGGAGCGCGTCGCGATGGTCGGGGACGACCGGCGTGCGGACGGCGGGGCGGCGGCGCTGGGCTGCGCGGTGCACCTGGTGGACCCCCTGCCGGTGGAGCAGCGGCCGTCGGGGTTGCTGCCCGTGCTGGACCTGACCGCGTGA
- a CDS encoding TetR/AcrR family transcriptional regulator has product MSPRRPSVNEAMRRRSRERLLQATVELVEERGFEATTLGDIADRAGSARGLVSYYFPGKRLLLQAAAHRLMHTELAAALEREPGPADGREVLARAIDAVLALPVHHPVVMRAHMAGILQASGFSECEERQRLAELLLGAVRAWGSADPEQDYRMLRALLMGGVFAQLIPGAAMPLPRLRADMFQRYGLPWELGVPPGDLPPGGTPLPGTAQR; this is encoded by the coding sequence ATGTCCCCTCGGCGACCGTCGGTCAATGAAGCGATGCGCCGGCGTTCACGGGAACGTCTGCTGCAGGCGACGGTCGAACTGGTGGAGGAACGCGGGTTCGAGGCCACGACGCTCGGGGACATCGCCGACCGCGCGGGTTCGGCGCGCGGTCTGGTGTCGTACTACTTCCCCGGCAAGCGGCTGCTGCTGCAGGCGGCGGCCCACCGGCTGATGCACACCGAGCTGGCCGCGGCGCTGGAGCGGGAACCCGGGCCCGCCGACGGCCGCGAGGTGCTGGCCCGGGCGATCGACGCCGTCCTGGCGCTGCCCGTGCACCATCCCGTCGTCATGCGCGCGCACATGGCCGGCATCCTCCAGGCGTCCGGGTTCAGCGAGTGCGAGGAGCGGCAGCGCCTGGCCGAGTTGCTCCTGGGCGCCGTCCGGGCGTGGGGCTCGGCGGACCCCGAGCAGGACTACCGGATGCTGCGGGCCCTGCTCATGGGCGGGGTGTTCGCGCAGTTGATCCCGGGCGCGGCGATGCCGCTGCCGCGGCTGCGGGCCGACATGTTCCAGCGCTACGGCCTGCCCTGGGAACTCGGCGTTCCGCCGGGCGACCTGCCGCCCGGCGGAACGCCGTTGCCCGGGACCGCTCAGCGGTAG
- a CDS encoding DUF305 domain-containing protein — MFSSYRVATLSALALTASLILALTSCDGGSGSDSASAAPSVIAPGAPGEKAATLSPEEAAKALPDDSPNPADLTYVTNMIAHHQQALVMTALAGTRASDEKVRGLAARIDAAQGPEIDTMEAWLKTNGGSHATAHDHDHAAMPGMATAAQLAALRAARGAEFDRQFLRLMTAHHRGAVTMATDVLTHGRNVLVAEWANEVIAQQSAEIARMRAMG; from the coding sequence GTGTTTTCTTCGTATCGTGTTGCGACGCTGTCCGCGCTGGCCCTCACCGCCTCGTTAATACTTGCCCTGACCAGCTGCGACGGGGGTTCCGGAAGCGATTCCGCGTCCGCCGCGCCCTCGGTCATCGCGCCGGGAGCGCCGGGCGAGAAGGCCGCCACCCTCTCCCCGGAGGAGGCGGCGAAGGCCCTGCCCGACGACTCCCCGAACCCGGCGGACCTCACCTATGTGACGAACATGATCGCCCACCACCAGCAGGCGCTTGTCATGACCGCCCTCGCGGGCACCCGCGCCTCGGACGAGAAGGTCCGCGGACTCGCCGCGCGCATCGACGCCGCGCAGGGCCCGGAGATCGACACCATGGAGGCCTGGCTCAAGACCAACGGCGGCTCCCACGCCACCGCTCACGACCATGACCACGCCGCGATGCCCGGGATGGCCACCGCGGCGCAGCTGGCGGCGCTGCGCGCGGCGCGCGGCGCGGAGTTCGACCGGCAGTTCCTTCGCCTGATGACCGCCCACCACCGCGGCGCGGTGACGATGGCCACCGACGTGCTCACGCACGGCCGCAACGTCCTGGTCGCCGAGTGGGCGAACGAGGTGATCGCCCAGCAGAGCGCCGAGATCGCCCGGATGCGCGCCATGGGCTGA